A window of Dehalococcoidales bacterium contains these coding sequences:
- a CDS encoding DNA polymerase III subunit beta translates to LPIIKNVLLKDGQIRSTDLDTEIIVNVPEISGEPVLLPHKTLTELLKYVPGNLMVSITGESKKVKLSWTGGSCSYLTPDASDFPPSALRMPMTEAVLNGDTLIGSLVDALKYAATNDARPVLTGVNVKLGENLEVCAADGFRACYESLKMSYPEPQSINVPAGTIKIMEKLWNKEPARPSGGNSLVSMLTSARHLKLGLWTGFMSASFNNIVITSKLIDGKFPDVLSLFNSFQEPIKVQFLGTELMLAIKRIERVAKAGTEIVRLLWDEKKMIVLAKHDEDSEVEVEIPVLEGSNPGRIALKYEYLEDYLMDKPGLITMGNAGRTTPCVFHFGTRPLVSIMPMKASWSDDAPKEEVAAGVAAGAPETEADTAAGESEPAEEGGEEAEAADENGEEEPVTQENETEGE, encoded by the coding sequence TCTGCCGATTATCAAGAACGTTCTCCTGAAGGACGGCCAGATCCGCTCAACCGATTTGGATACCGAAATAATTGTCAATGTGCCCGAGATTTCAGGGGAGCCGGTCCTTTTACCCCACAAGACTCTTACGGAACTCCTGAAGTATGTGCCTGGCAATTTAATGGTTTCCATCACCGGTGAATCCAAAAAGGTTAAACTATCCTGGACCGGCGGCAGCTGCTCTTACCTAACACCGGATGCCAGCGATTTCCCGCCTTCCGCGCTGCGTATGCCGATGACCGAGGCGGTACTGAACGGTGATACCCTGATCGGCTCCCTGGTTGATGCCCTCAAGTATGCCGCTACCAATGACGCTCGTCCTGTCCTAACCGGTGTCAACGTCAAGCTGGGCGAAAATCTGGAGGTCTGCGCCGCTGATGGTTTCAGGGCATGCTACGAATCGCTCAAAATGTCCTATCCGGAACCGCAGTCAATCAACGTCCCGGCCGGCACAATCAAAATCATGGAAAAATTGTGGAACAAAGAGCCGGCCAGACCGTCGGGGGGTAACAGCCTGGTTTCTATGCTCACATCGGCCCGGCATCTTAAACTCGGCCTCTGGACCGGTTTTATGAGCGCTTCGTTTAACAATATCGTCATCACCAGTAAACTGATCGACGGGAAATTCCCGGACGTCCTGTCTCTCTTCAATTCTTTCCAGGAACCGATCAAGGTCCAGTTCTTAGGAACTGAACTCATGCTCGCTATCAAGAGAATCGAGAGAGTCGCGAAGGCTGGCACCGAGATCGTAAGGCTTCTCTGGGACGAAAAGAAGATGATCGTTTTGGCTAAGCATGATGAGGATTCAGAGGTAGAAGTAGAGATCCCCGTTCTGGAAGGCAGCAACCCGGGCAGAATAGCTCTCAAGTACGAATACCTGGAGGACTATCTCATGGACAAGCCCGGACTGATCACCATGGGCAACGCCGGCCGGACAACACCCTGCGTCTTTCACTTTGGCACCAGACCCCTCGTTTCCATCATGCCGATGAAAGCGAGCTGGTCCGACGATGCCCCCAAGGAGGAGGTCGCGGCCGGAGTCGCCGCCGGTGCGCCTGAAACAGAGGCCGATACCGCAGCCGGCGAATCGGAGCCCGCGGAAGAGGGCGGCGAGGAAGCAGAGGCAGCCGATGAGAACGGCGAAGAAGAACCAGTAACCCAGGAAAATGAGACAGAAGGAGAATAG